The following DNA comes from Castor canadensis chromosome 4, mCasCan1.hap1v2, whole genome shotgun sequence.
gccacacaggaaatgggagtaaagactcttCTACTTCAAATTTCTGTGGAGAAAGGTTAAATAATGATACACTAGTAACTATTATATTTACACTAGTGAAACTAATTTCATATTAAGTTATTGGTATTGTTACATGATATTCACATCCATACCAGTACTACCCAAAATTGCTATTAACTCTACAATGAAAAGAGGATCTTAACCTTTCATATCCATTTCTGTGAATATATAAGGGTATCTCATTAGGTTCTTAGAACATTTTAATTAGGAAATAGTACaggtttgaaagaaaacaatgctTTTCGTAAAGAAGCACAAACATGCCTAGCATATATCTACTCGTGGAACTACTGAATTCCACCCTAACTTTAGTCAAAGGAATAGCTAAGATGGGTGAATTTCTAACCCTAGTAGTAAAGAATACTTACTTTTGAAGAGACCTAGTTATAGGAATCATATTTTCCTTTAACTGTAATTTAGACAAATCATCTTCTAAAACCtatttaaaataccaaaaataaaaatgtgacaaaatatttaaaatattatgtaattaTAAAATCAAATGTTATTTGAAACATGATTACAAAcactaaaaaaatattttctgcatttccaAAGAATCAATTCTGGCAAACAATTTTTAGGAgagcatagttttattttttctttattctaaaaaTACAACCACCACCACTTAGATTCGTATTTCAAGTTTCCTAAAATATGCTTCTAAACAGATGTCCACTAAAAAATCAAATCTTGGCTTGAAATTATAACTTTACTGAATGAGGTTATGTCTCGATatttaaaagggaaagaaggatggaTTACACTCTGCGTTAATATTATGAACAGTAGAATATCAgaacaaaaattagaaacataATTCAAATAGGCTGTGGTACTTCTCAAGAGCTATTCCACTGATTTGTAATACAAACTGAATTATATAAAGCTCTACTGAATAATAAGGATACTGATAAGCAAAATATTCCAGGTATAGAATGACAAATATTGCAAGATCTTATTTATACATCAAATCTAAAAAAGTCCAACTCACAGAGGCAGAGAGTAAAATGCTGTTTATCAGTAACTGGATGAGTGGTAGATGAATAGATGGTGgataaagaatacaaaatttcaaTTAGGAGGAATAAGCTCAGATACAACATGATGACCATAGTCAATAAGAGACTTGAAAATGGGTAACAGTAGATTTTAAGTGCTCTCACCACAAAACATATGTAAGGCACCTGGGTGCCAaaggctcacccctataatcctaactaccctggaagcagagatcaggaggatcgtgtctcgaaaccaacccaggcaaatagtttgcaagactctatcttgaaaaaacccatcaaaaaaaaaaaggtctggtggagcagctcaaggtgtaggccctaagttcaaaccccagcaccattccacaatgtatacctATTTCAACATGTCATATTGTACAACGAATATATAAcaaattttgtcaattaaaaagtaaaaagagccatgtaccagtggctcatgcctgtaatcctatctactaaagaggcaaaaatcaggatgattgtagtttgaagccagccccaggcaaatagtctccaaaaccctatctcaaaaacacccaacacaaaacaggactggctgcgtgactgaagtggtagagcgctttaattgcaagtgtgaggccctaaattcaagccccaatactgccaaaaacaaataaataaataaaaagacaaaagtgaTTTGTACTAACTTTCCACTTGCTAGTAAATTGCAAAAAGAATTCATAATTAGAACTGACAGAATATATACATTCTATGTTCTTAGACACCATACTTTGAAGAAAATTTATATCCTATAGAATAGCAGGCCAAAGCAGAaacagattttcaaattcataggaaatatacaaacttaaaaaaaacacaacagtCCTAAAATGAAACTTAATCGTCAATAAACACACAGTAACAAAAGTAAATTTGCTTGTCTTAAGTGACAAAGATGTGAATAAGTCTGTGTTGAACGGTTTTCTAGGCTTTCCCAAATCTATTAAGTTGGACCAGACAGATTAATTTTGTAGGGCATTAACAAACAACTTTTACAACTCTTTCATACTAGTTACAACATCATCATATCTAAATAAAATGCTGGATTTATAACCATAAATAGAACAGAAAAATCTGTTCAGAAGTATGGAAAAAAAACCAGAAGCTTAGTAGTATTAAGTATAaattactttcaaaaaaaaaaaatagttaacacAACTCATAGTGTCATACGGCATGCTTATTAAGAGAGATCTAAAGGTAGGTAAAAAAAGATGTCAAAAGAAATCTGTTATAGTttcaatatgaaatgtccctcacaTGTTCATGTGTTGAACCCTTGCTTGGTTCCCTGGTCCCCAATTGGCAGCACTATTTTGGGAGTTTGTAGACACTGTGGTAGGTGAGGCCTCGTTGGATGAAgcaggtcactgggagcatgcctTTGTAGGTTATACCTGGTCTCGTACCCTTCCTCactctctgtttcctgtccatCATAGGTcaacagcctcctcctccacacgctcctgccaccatgatgttctacctAACCATGGGCCTGGAATCAACAAAGCTAAGGACTATGAACTGAAATCGTGAACCAAAAtgaatccttcctcccttaggtTGTTTCTATCAGGTATTTAATGAGaacaatgagaaaagtaactaacacaaaaTGTTTAGACAAATTCACAGATCTCAATGTGCAAATTAAGTTTGTGCTTACTTGCTTAATCTCTTCTTTTGACTCTATAATTTTATTCTGATTAAAGCTTTCTTGTACTGCTTGAAGATTAAATAACATTTGTTTCAATGCTTCAACTGGACCATGATGTTTGCCACCAGAAAGGGTAGAGCTCTAAAATTAAAGCAGTTGATAATACAAAGTTAACCATTTGAATGACAGGAAAAtgagttttaatttgtatttcctataatataaaattaacacaaaaacccaaacaatacATGCcaataaagtgttttaaaaaatcaaaattgttaCCGCACCACTTCCCCAAACCCAGTTTCTACATAAAATTACTTAGAATCATGACGAAGTTTGACATAGCCCTTTTAATCCTTGCTCTTTTGTAATGAATAttacatatttacatttatagCCAACTCACTTAGtacatttaaaattagttttataacTAAAAGGCTCTCAGAAAGCAGGTAAACCAACATACTCTCTTTGAATATGGTTATCAGCTAAGgtctaaaattttaaacatagcaCTCTCtccaaatttttaaatgttttcatttacagGACACTGTGTGAGGAGTTAGTGCTTAATGGGCACagatttcagtttgggaagatggaaaagttctggagatggttgATGGCAATGGTTATACATATTATGGAGTCACTAAACAGAACAGTACTCTTAAAAGTGgtagaaatgaaatttttagattctatatattttgttataatagaataaaaaaagaaaaaagacagggtATAAGAATACAGTTAGACTTAATATTAGTATATGTGATATAATTTTTCTGAGACTTGTCATTAAAACCCAGTAGCGAATGTCTCTGGGTACATCTTTCTGTTAAAAAAACAGTTTGTCCAACTCTTAAACCACAGTAGTATTTTACACACTCAAAAAACAATTGAAACCAAACAGAACATGAGAAGAGCCCAATAAAGATAATAACAAACCATCTAACAGTACTATAAGTAAAACAATATAACCACACTAAGTGGAGTTAGGAAGAAAAGAACCTAggttactttggaaaacagtattttgGTTGGATATTATAAAGCAAATGACAAAAACTACTACATGCAAAATATATTATAATCTAGTCAGTAAATTTATGTTCTACATACATGGGTTAGTAGTTCTAAAACTGCCTGACCAGTTAAGATTGAACAAATGCATGAATCTATTGTAGACACTGAGAGTCagaattctcacagagaacaaaatgagaataacaGGGGAAAGTTAAAATAAACCCTAAGGAATTGAACTGGAAATCAGAAGTATCAGAATAAActcatgattttatacatatatatgtaaagtagtatatatacatgtatgtatgtaacatatgcaaacatatatgtatatatacacaagtaGATACAAAAATGTAGATGTGTGATAATATATGAGTTGTTTCCTAGGTCAGCCTGCTCAGACAGTCTAGAATGAAGAACAATCCAGTACCATGAAGCACATCTACCCACCTACCACCTGAATCTTAGTTTCTAAACACCACTTTCCAGTAGAAAGAACCATGGCTACTCAGAGAAATGCTCTCAAAAATAATAGAGCATGTCAAAAGGACACAGGGGCCAACCTGAAAGAACTCCTAAGAACCTCAACTGGAACGATTTGAACATAAATAATAGTGTTATATTATAAAcctagcataaaataaaaatctgtgtcTCTactaaaataaactaataaatgtgGAAAAAAGTATAGCCCCTCATTACACAAgaatttcaattaataaatgtagaagaaaaacatactAATGATACTAAAATTAGTGGAGGTAAGTTTACACAGTCTCAAAGTATCTCCTGTAAGACATTTATTAATTACAAGGAAGAACTGATAACTATACTAAAGAGAAAACCAGTAAACACCAGTTTAGGTAAGCATTCAAGGTTAACATCACCATTAACAGAATATTATACTGTCATATACTACTATTATTTTTGTGTTAACATGTATCAATGACATCAGTATTTCATAAATCCTCTGATATGATATACTGAGAAGGGTACATCATCACTTCTCTGATATTCTTGCCAAAAATGCACAACCTCATTCTAATCATGAGAACACTTCAGAAAAACctaaactatctgaaaaataacagatGAGTACTTttcaaaagagtaaagaaaaaaaaactaaagagctgAAACCAAGTACAGAAGATGACAACTAAATATGTTGCATCCTACAGTAGATCCTGAAACAAGTCATTGGTTTAAAAACTGGTAAAAGTGTAATAGGGTCCACAATTTACAGTTCTGTACCTATCTTAATTACCTACTGGTATACTACAGTGATGTAagatgctaataaaaggggaagctGGGGAAAAGAAGCACaactttctgtattatttttgtaactttctaTACATCTAAattatttcaaacaaaaaaaaaacatcaaaaaacatcaaaaaagctTACCTCGTGGTAAGCTTCTGTATGTGTGGGACAAGAGACAGGGTACTATTTGGTTAGAATTTAACACTCATCTATCTCaaactttaaaaacacttttccAAATTTGTTCTTCTACCAGCCACCACCTAGTTATTTGGCTCAAACATCTTAGATTCATCCTTTGAATCTTCTGTATGTTCATCCTATTAGGCCTGCTTTTAAAATACATCCCAAGCCCAACATTTTCTGACCACCTTCAAAAACATACCCATTTTAACCCAAATCACTACTCTGTCCCTATTCTGAAAATTACAACTTTAAGACATATTCTGACAGCCTCTACTTTTTTCTAGTAAAATTCACATAGAAACAGAACAcaacttaataaatgttttaactAATTTTTATTATGAGGGTTCAACCCCTCAAATCTTCAAGATGTTAAAAACCCAAATGCATTATTTCAATATCTAACAGTAAATGCATTATTTCAATATCTAAgtcaaattatatataatttcttaTATGCACTTTTTATATTTTGGGGAGGTTACTTCTAATATACACATAAACTGACTTTTAAGAACTATGTGagaatttttcctattttaaattattatacatttatcattgtttcttAGAAGCATAATCTTCAATGAATGATTGGTTTATTAGAAAATACTATTTCCTCTGTAATTGTCTACTTTAATGTTTTCCAGGGATGGGAGGAAGTCATTGTACTGACAATTTAAGCGATCCGTAGAATTAAATTCCAGGTCCTTCTACTTGAGAATATTGCAAGAAAATTAccaattctgaaaggaattcagaaTATAtgttgaggagaagagaatgagtctgcttttttttttattaaatatctaaCTTAGAAATTATGTATTAATCGGGAACCCTCTTTTAATAAGTTAAAAACATTTAACTTCACCTACCTgattatcattatttaaaaagtcTTCAAGAAAATCTTTGGCACTCTTTGTCCTTGAAGTTTCTTCAGGACTATCATTAGAATTAACAGGAACAGGAGATTTGCTAAACAGGATTACAAGAATACACAATAGCAATTATGTTCCCAAATTCTAGAAAATAGGCAGCACATAATTTAaagaatttcatttaaatatgttttcaCCAAGACATAACCATGACATACGTGATTATTAATGCTGTATGGTAATTCCCCTATCTTCTCCCTAAAGTAGTAACAGGATTCAGCCTGTCCTTATCCCCTTGCAGCTTCTCCTTTCAAACCTTAAGGAAAAACTatatataaagaaacagaaactacTAGTCCTCAATTAATTAAACAAGCGCTCAACTATAAACTAACTCCAAAAgctcatttatttgaaataagtAGTACATTTTTCCAATTAAATGTTGTCAGGGTTGGGGAGTGTGGCTCAAtagtagagtccttgcctaatAAAATATGGTGAGGCCTTGGTTTGGTTCCCAGAACTAAAAAAAAGTTACTTATCAAATAATAATCAAGAACTCCATAAACTCAATTGAGAGAGGCAGTTACATGTTGTTTTCCAACTTTAAAGCAAGAGAACAGACTTCCATACAAACTGGTATTAACACAGATAAGACTACACTAggaaaaaagattaattttggaATTAAAATTCTTGACTGCAAATCCCAGACCCACTCACTATATTACTTCATTTGTCTGAATGTCAGTATCTGCATTTGTTGCCCACTTATGTCAATGAGATAATTCTCTGTGCAGCTGGTACATttaatagatgctcaataaatatctgggtttttttccttatatTCAAGAAGTAGCAGACGAACTGGCATCCCCAGCAAAAATAAGAATGCTCTCAAAATCAAATTTCTGTTAGTCTCAGAAATAAATTCATACTGTTTCTACCTATCACTATAAAATACGCTTAGAACTCAAGAACTCAGATATCTAAGAAtctttttctaacatttaaatCTCATGTGCTAGTTTTTTCTTTCCAacgctggggattaaacccagggctttgctcaCGTGCTTCCATGCCTAGCCAGTATTTTCCTTAATAAGAAgcacttctttatatatttgatttataaTTTACTGTGAGCTTTTTCTCAGTTCAGGTactcttttcctcatttttaccAGTATGGTTTGTCTATCTACACACCCACTGTTCTCAAAAACCATTTGCCTGACGTACACCATATAGTGGTTTCACTATTCCATTCTACTTTTTTTATCTGCTTGAAATTCTTCGTAATTTTTTAAACACAATTAGCTGATTGTGgctatgttcttttaaaattctacctCTCATACTTCCTGTACAGTTGTTTCCACCTGATAACAGGTTATGAAGTTTGTCAGTCTCAAACTGAGATATGTTCATTTTTATCAACAATCCAGTTTTAGTTTTTTCTACAAATGTACCATCACAATGCAAATTGATCCTCCAAAAAATGAAAGGTTAGATGCAAGTTATTAAGACACACCATTGATAATATTAATTACACATGCCAGAAGTTGTATTATCTAAGTGGAAGatattaaatgcatttcaaaTTTTTACTACGAATAATCTCTGATATTACTTGCTCCCTCCTTTTGGTCTGAAATGAAAGCAAAGTATTTTACtcctatttttgtattttactaaCACAGAGACCAacagataagaaaataagaaGTTAGGGAATAAGAAGTAGTTCAGCATTACATGAGTCACTTATCAACCCAAGCTTAAAAAAATTTACTGACATAACTTGGGAAATGAagctgaagaagaaaataaaacaatactttGGACAATCACCATCACTACTACAGTTTATGAACTCACCCTGAATGAGAATTGGACTAAGTACTTTCATTTCTAGCCAATGAAAAAGAATCCTCTTAACAATCCCCAAGTATttactatttttccatttctaaagtTTAGAAAAGTAGCTCTTCAAGGTCTCCCAACAAAAAATAAGAGATGGAAGTCCAAACTGGAATTAGTATCAGCATTCAAAAGAGGTATTCAActgaaaaatagttaaaaaataatCCAGGAATTGAGGCTCTGACTATAACAAAAGTTTAGGCAactgaaagataataaaaaaattattagagcCTAAGGCATGATATGGAGATACCAAGAATGCATTTCTGAGTAAGTCCAAATGTAATAATACTGCTAAGAATAAAAACTTTCCTATGTAAGTTCCCAATTCAAATACTATACTTTTTCAAGTGTCTaaccactttttaaattattctgacAAAACTGTATTATAGAAAGGGTAAgcacacaaatgaaaacaattttaagaacTACAAAAATCTATACAACAGACCgtattttaaaatgcatcatCATTTAAAGAAAACAGTGAGCAAAGGCtggagaggtgtggctcaagtgatagagtgcctgccgagcaagtgcaaggccgagttcaaaccgcAATACTGCcccccacaacaacaacaaaaaaaaactaaagagaaagtaaaatgtaaataatgaaaTGGATAATACtaatatatataaagagaagaggaaggcttaaggttaaaaaaaaaagtaacaagaaTTTCATAACACtcctccatctgcaaaataattGTTTTGGCTCTAAGCCCTCATATTTAGATATATATCAGTTTTTAACAGCGAAACAAAATGAACATGTAACAAAGCCAGAAGTTACAGAAGGGTACCTAAAGGTATGAAACATTACGCCACCCTGTGGCAAAAAATGAAAGATGCACTTTAAAGCAAGCAACACAAAGCTATGTTCTACAGAATTACAATGTTATTACTTTTGTTAATTATCactaagttgttttttaaaaaatgtgatgctCACaggacatttttttcatttgaaaaactaaacactgTCACTTACTTACAAAGTAACAGGAACATTGTCCCATGATCTTTCTGCTTCAAGTTTATCTAATGAACAAGGACTGTTGTCCTTTTTCAGAGGACTTGTTAAGTCTTCAGTACATTGCTCTAGATTTCTCTTGGCCTTCAGAATAAGCAATTCAATTTTGTCACCTAATTTTGAAAGATTACATTAattctttgagaaaaataaaaagcacaaaaaactTCACTTAGTAAGAATATAACCAGAATACACACATCTATAACAGCAAATTATCCTAAAGTATCACATTTATAGTTACAAAATATGCATAAAAGATCATATGCATTCTAAAagatatatcaaaaataaaactcCTAGATATTAGGTAAATTCTGCTACACTTCCtttggtttaaaaaacaaaaaaatgaaaaacaaaatattaccaCTAAACGGCTTTTTGGATTGTCCCGGGAGAAGTGGATTCTCACACTGACATTGGCTATGTTCTGAATCACATGTGTATTCATTAACTAATCCTTTGTTCAAGGAATGTGAAAAGTTTGAGGGTCCaaaagaatattcaaaacaatCTACTTTATTTGGAAGCCGAGTTCTTTGTGCCTGGTAACTATGTCTAGGGGAACagttttcttcaaatgttttataAACCCTTTGACTATTTGCATCAGGTAGCAAGTCTTTGTTGTGGAGCCACACTGGatatttgaaatcaggtatgCTAGTTATTCCTGAAACATTAAGGTCAGATTTCTGGCTAGTGAGCCATCTTGGATAATTCTTTTCAGGACTGTGCTCTGAATTGTCTGTGAAAGACGATTCCTTGGGAAAAGATGAAGATGATTTAGAAATATGTTTATTAGTCCTATTTGTGAGTATGGGGTTTTTTGGCCTACCACATTGCTTTCCGTTCATATTTGTGTATACAACAGGAGTGGCTAAGTTATCCTTGCCCGTGGGAGTGGAGGATTCCTGAAAATTTGGATTCTTTTCAATGTTCGATGAACCCAGTCTTCGAATGtatttcttgcttttcttgcTTGGTCGGTGACCTGGTCTAACGTAATTGAAAGAAAGCGATCCATCTGCTGGAAGTCTTAACAAATCATCAGTTGTTAGGCTATAGGAGTCTAAGTCATTAACATTCTGTCTTCCATAGGATAAGGTTAGGGAGTCTGAATGCTGTTTGTGACCAAGATTTTCAAAAGCTGAAAAACAAAGCATAGTTCTTCTTAGCTTCCTTTATcacatataatatttaataataaatgagGATTAAGAACTTAAGAATCTTTTTTGTTGCTTTCCCCTTATCCTCATTAAATGTTTAACTAGAAGAATAAAACATATagtttagtaaaaataaaatgtgctttaTTTCTCACTTCTCttcaatgttttaatttctacatatttctCTCCAGTCATTTgaattttcctgtgttttctaaTTTACTATTTCTTAAACTTTTGTCATGTAGACATACCTGATATACTAATATAATCAAGTTATTATCTGTCATTGGATAATGGCTGTACCATAAAACAAATGTGCTATTAAACTaggtaaaaaataatttgttttctttcttacttgCCCTGCAATGGCACagttatacacatacacacaaagaacaGATGTTCTAATTCTTTTCTAGAATATACCACCCACACCCCTCTAAGAGTTAAATACAACCTTTCTCCATTCTAAGCCCGTTTTATAAATGCTCAATAGAAAATTAGCTGGTTCATCAACACTTGCATTTTCCAGACTTGTCTTCATGGAAGCCTTATCAAAGACAAACTCTTTAACATCCTGTGACTATTCCACAGAATACAGACTAGAAACACATAGCCCCACCCCATCTATTGAAATTGAGCAAGTATAAACTCAGAAAGGTTGGGATTTACTTAGTCATTAAGCTAGTAAATGAAAGAATTGCCACACCACTCCTATTTCCATTGTGCTACAATAAAATGACTTAAGGGCTAATGATCACTACCTGCTATTATTACATTCATCAGTTTACTCTTCAAAATCAGAGGGTTTTAGATGGAAAATCCTGGGAACTTGACAACTGTAcaacttttataaaataataaaatttcaatgctataaaaagttatttttattccaaaataacaaaaaaatgtcaAACTTTCTAAGGCTACAGTACATTTCTCAAATTCTTCAAATCATtggatataaaagaaaagaataaaagcataCCATTGTTTTGGTTATAACTATAGTTGGAGAATTGTGACCTATTAGCACAACCTTCATCAATGTTAATTTTTCCAGTGCTTGTTCCAGGACATACTCGGCTTAGATTAAAATCATCAATATATGCCTGTAAAGCCTGAGAAGCAGAACTGTAGAGTTTATCCTTATAGTGAAAAGAGCCATCAGAGTTAGAGGAATTACTACTACTCAGGTTGCAGCTTGCCAGGAGAGAAGATACTGAAGAATTCCGAGAACAAattctgtgttttgtgtttgattttgCCATGGCTTCCTCAAACtgtgtaatttttattcatttctattaaaaacaactgaaaaacaaagaaaaagttgaaGGTGCCAATTAAAAGAAATCACTATATATGCAGAGAAAACTATTAAATATATAAActtatacatttattaaaaaataaaatcagttatCGGTAACAAGTAGCACTAAAGagtttctattatttttactGTACACTAGTTCATTAatgatttagaaaatatttattgcgTACCTACTGTGTATCGGAAAGTATGTATACAACTTaaaatatatgtggaaatatcaagGAAAGAGTACTCactttttttaaatactaaaaa
Coding sequences within:
- the C4H18orf54 gene encoding lung adenoma susceptibility protein 2 isoform X3: MAKSNTKHRICSRNSSVSSLLASCNLSSSNSSNSDGSFHYKDKLYSSASQALQAYIDDFNLSRVCPGTSTGKINIDEGCANRSQFSNYSYNQNNAFENLGHKQHSDSLTLSYGRQNVNDLDSYSLTTDDLLRLPADGSLSFNYVRPGHRPSKKSKKYIRRLGSSNIEKNPNFQESSTPTGDKIELLILKAKRNLEQCTEDLTSPLKKDNSPCSLDKLEAERSWDNVPVTFKSPVPVNSNDSPEETSRTKSAKDFLEDFLNNDNQSSTLSGGKHHGPVEALKQMLFNLQAVQESFNQNKIIESKEEIKQVLEDDLSKLQLKENMIPITRSLQKALHHLSRLRDLVDDTSGKQSPKM
- the C4H18orf54 gene encoding lung adenoma susceptibility protein 2 isoform X1, coding for MAKSNTKHRICSRNSSVSSLLASCNLSSSNSSNSDGSFHYKDKLYSSASQALQAYIDDFNLSRVCPGTSTGKINIDEGCANRSQFSNYSYNQNNAFENLGHKQHSDSLTLSYGRQNVNDLDSYSLTTDDLLRLPADGSLSFNYVRPGHRPSKKSKKYIRRLGSSNIEKNPNFQESSTPTGKDNLATPVVYTNMNGKQCGRPKNPILTNRTNKHISKSSSSFPKESSFTDNSEHSPEKNYPRWLTSQKSDLNVSGITSIPDFKYPVWLHNKDLLPDANSQRVYKTFEENCSPRHSYQAQRTRLPNKVDCFEYSFGPSNFSHSLNKGLVNEYTCDSEHSQCQCENPLLPGQSKKPFSGDKIELLILKAKRNLEQCTEDLTSPLKKDNSPCSLDKLEAERSWDNVPVTFKSPVPVNSNDSPEETSRTKSAKDFLEDFLNNDNQSSTLSGGKHHGPVEALKQMLFNLQAVQESFNQNKIIESKEEIKQVLEDDLSKLQLKENMIPITRSLQKALHHLSRLRDLVDDTSGKQSPKM
- the C4H18orf54 gene encoding lung adenoma susceptibility protein 2 isoform X2 encodes the protein MAKSNTKHRICSRNSSVSSLLASCNLSSSNSSNSDGSFHYKDKLYSSASQALQAYIDDFNLSRVCPGTSTGKINIDEGCANRSQFSNYSYNQNNAFENLGHKQHSDSLTLSYGRQNVNDLDSYSLTTDDLLRLPADGSLSFNYVRPGHRPSKKSKKYIRRLGSSNIEKNPNFQESSTPTGKDNLATPVVYTNMNGKQCGDKIELLILKAKRNLEQCTEDLTSPLKKDNSPCSLDKLEAERSWDNVPVTFKSPVPVNSNDSPEETSRTKSAKDFLEDFLNNDNQSSTLSGGKHHGPVEALKQMLFNLQAVQESFNQNKIIESKEEIKQVLEDDLSKLQLKENMIPITRSLQKALHHLSRLRDLVDDTSGKQSPKM